From one Planktothrix agardhii NIES-204 genomic stretch:
- a CDS encoding maf protein, with protein MNQPNRITFILASASPARKRLLETIGIQPIILKSDFDESQIADSNPVELVQKLAKCKAEVITQRLMNQPKNDGEILLVLGCDSVLAVGGEIYGKPANIEEAIARWQTMRGQLGQLYTGHALINVSTDQILVYSQTTNVYFANISDSEIKDYVDTGEPLNCAGCFAIEGKGGLFIEKLEGCHTNVIGLSLPLLRKMIQELGYNITNFW; from the coding sequence ATGAATCAGCCCAATCGAATCACATTTATTTTAGCTTCTGCTTCCCCGGCGCGTAAACGGTTATTAGAAACCATTGGGATTCAGCCGATTATTCTCAAAAGTGATTTTGATGAATCCCAAATCGCAGATTCTAACCCTGTAGAATTAGTCCAAAAACTTGCCAAATGTAAAGCAGAAGTTATCACCCAAAGATTAATGAATCAACCTAAAAATGATGGGGAAATTCTATTGGTTTTGGGGTGTGATTCGGTTTTGGCTGTTGGGGGAGAAATTTATGGCAAACCTGCTAATATTGAGGAAGCGATCGCCCGTTGGCAAACCATGCGGGGTCAATTGGGACAACTGTATACGGGTCATGCTTTAATTAATGTTTCTACTGATCAAATATTAGTCTATTCTCAAACCACTAATGTCTATTTTGCTAATATTTCCGATAGTGAAATTAAGGATTATGTTGATACCGGAGAACCTTTAAATTGCGCTGGATGTTTTGCGATTGAAGGCAAGGGCGGTTTATTTATTGAAAAATTAGAAGGATGCCATACCAATGTGATTGGATTAAGTCTACCTTTATTAAGAAAAATGATCCAAGAATTAGGATATAATATTACTAACTTCTGGTAG
- a CDS encoding homogentisate phytyltransferase, whose translation MTKTSSPSVMISSPNLIQQNFPGLYSFWKFSRPHTIIGTTLSVLGMYLIAISEFRQFPGFNFSLLALFWSWLACIFGNIYIVGLNQLEDIEIDQINKPNLPLASGEYSKFQAQMIVGITGILALTIAAFQGYYLLGMVTISLLLGTAYSLPPIRLKRFPFWAAFCIFTVRGIIVNLGLYLHLSWILSAKSISSIPIIPPSVWALTLFVLVFTVAIAIFKDIPDLEGDRQFQINTLTIKLGTVTVFNLSLWIITVCYLGMILGSFLLQSSLNPIFLGFSHLILLTVLWWRSQTIDLSDKQSITGFYQFIWKLFFLEYLIFPLSVLTTTISLNLKIV comes from the coding sequence ATGACTAAAACTTCTTCTCCCTCTGTGATGATTTCTTCCCCTAATTTGATACAACAAAATTTTCCAGGGTTATACTCTTTTTGGAAATTTTCCCGTCCCCATACCATTATTGGCACAACTTTAAGTGTGTTGGGGATGTATTTAATTGCTATTAGTGAGTTTAGACAATTTCCTGGTTTTAATTTCAGTTTACTAGCTTTATTTTGGAGTTGGTTAGCTTGTATTTTTGGTAATATTTATATTGTTGGATTAAATCAACTTGAAGATATTGAAATTGATCAGATTAATAAACCCAATTTACCCTTAGCATCGGGGGAATATTCCAAGTTTCAAGCTCAAATGATTGTCGGAATAACCGGAATTTTAGCTTTAACTATTGCAGCGTTTCAAGGCTATTATTTATTGGGAATGGTGACAATTAGTTTGCTATTGGGGACAGCTTACTCCTTACCTCCAATTCGTTTAAAACGGTTTCCATTTTGGGCGGCATTTTGTATTTTTACCGTTAGAGGAATTATCGTTAATTTAGGGTTATATTTACACCTAAGTTGGATTTTATCAGCAAAATCAATATCATCAATTCCGATAATTCCCCCTTCAGTTTGGGCGTTAACCTTATTTGTTTTAGTATTTACCGTTGCGATCGCAATTTTCAAAGATATTCCTGATTTAGAAGGCGATCGCCAATTCCAGATTAACACATTAACCATCAAATTAGGAACCGTAACAGTATTTAATTTATCTCTATGGATAATCACTGTTTGTTATTTAGGAATGATTCTAGGGAGTTTTCTATTACAATCTTCCTTAAATCCCATATTTTTAGGATTCAGTCATTTAATATTATTAACAGTATTATGGTGGCGCAGTCAAACAATTGATTTAAGCGATAAACAATCAATTACCGGATTTTATCAATTTATTTGGAAACTGTTTTTCCTAGAATATTTAATCTTTCCCCTTTCGGTGCTTACCACGACCATTTCATTAAACCTGAAGATCGTTTGA